Genomic DNA from Sphingobium sp. WTD-1:
ACGTGATGCAGCCGAGCGCCACCGATCGCGCGCGCGGCTATGATCTCTGGTCGGCGGGCATCAAATATCAATATGATATCGCGCCGGACCTGCGCCTCAACGCGCTCTACCAGCACACCAAGGCCGATCTCGACAATATCAGCGCGACGCGGACCAAGGAGAGCCGCAACGACCGCAACGAGGAAGTGGCCAGCCTGCGCCTCGACTATACCGGCGAGGATGGCGTGCAATTCTTCCTCAAGGGCTATTTCCACGACTGGAAGACCGCCTATGTCCAGATCCGCAATCCCATTCCGGCGGGGCCGCCACAGGTCATCTACCCGGCCGGCACCTTCTGGGGCTATCAGGATTATGGCGGCAGCGCGGTGGTGCAGCTCAACATGCTGCGCGGCATCGACACGCTGATCGGCTATGATTTCCAGAGCTTCAACGGCCGCGACGACGTCCTGCTGATCGCGCCGACCGATGAACAGGTCCATGCCGGCATCTTCCAGTTGCGCACCAATGACGAATTGTCGAGCAAGGGGCGGATCGCGGCGGGCCTGCGCTACAACAAGGCGAAGGGATCGGAAAAGACGATCTGGAACGTCTCGGGTCGCTATGATGTCAGCGACGCGCTGTTCGTGGAGGCCAATGGCGGCACCTCCTTCGTGCTGCCCGACGCCTCGCAGCTTTATGGCAATGATCCCTGTTGCGAGGTCGGCAACCCGAACCTGAAGCCGGAGGAAAGCCTGAACCTCAACGCCGCGCTGGGCGGTGCGCTCGCCGGCGGTGCGATCCGCTGGAAAGCGACCTATTTCAACCGGCGCATCACCGACCTGATCGACACGACCTATGATGATCCGGCCTTTCCCGACGGCACCTATATCAACGTTCGCGACAAGGTGCGGGCCGAAGGCGCCGAGCTGGAGCTGAATGCGGACCTGAGCGGCGGCTGGGGCCTGTCGGCCAGCTACACCTATTCGCGCGTCCGAAATCAGGGCAGTTCGGTGCAGCGGGATCGCAATCCGGAGCAATATGGCCGCGCCGCGATCGTCTATGCGCCGCAGACCGGCCGCTTCGGCGCCAATCTGTCGGCCAATTGGGTGGGTGATGTCTGGTCGACCGCATCGGGCTTTGGCCGGATGAACTATGGCAATTATGCCGTGGTCGATGCGGGCGCCCATCTGTGGCTGGATCAGGCGCGGCGCAACCGGTTCGGCGTCAATGTCGAGAATCTGTTCGACCGCGACTACGCCTCCACCGGCTATCGTTCGGCGGTCAGCGATGCAGGAGTACTGGACGGCAGCAACAGCCGCTTCCTCTACTTCTACCGGGGCGTGCCGCGCACGCTGCGGGTCAGCTATGGCCTGAGCTTCTGACCATGTTGCGGACGGTCCTCCTGTTGCATCGCTGGCTGGGCATCATCATCGGCGCTGTCATGACGCTGTGGTGCCTGTCCGGCTTCGTGATGCTCTATGTCGACTATCCGCGCCTGACACCGGCCGCGCAGCTTGGGGGGCTCACGCCCCTCACGCTGTCGCCGGGGCAGGCGGGGACATTGCCCGACACCATGATGCTGTCCGCCGCCCGGATCGAGATGATGGCGGGGCGGCCCGTATTGCGGGTGACGCCGGCGCTCGATCCGACGCGGACCATCCCGCAGATGCGGGTGTCCGTCGGCACCCATGACTGGGCGTCGGGGAAACCGGTCGAGCAGGTCGATCCGCAAAATATCCACAGGATCGCGAGCGAATTCGGCCGCAACAGCGCCATTGCCGGCCCGCCGGAGCGGATCGCGCAGACGGAGATGGATCAGTGGACGGTCCAGACCTTCCGCCGCAACGCGCCGCTCTACCGTGTCGATTATGCCGATGCGGCCGGGACACAGGCCTATGTCTCGGGCAAGAGCGGGGAGGTGGTGCAACTGATCACCCGCTTCCAGCGCTTCTGGGGCTGGCTTGGCGCGGTGCCGCACTGGCTCTATCCCACGATCCTGCGGCAGGATGGCGCGCTGTGGAGCCAGGTCGTCATCTGGACCTCGCTGATCGGCTGCTTCCTGACCATCACCGGCCTGTGGGTCGGCATCGCCCGGCTGCGCCGCCGCCGCGACGGAAGCATCGGATCGCCCTATCGCGGCCTGTGGTGGTGGCATCATATGGCCGGGCTGTTCTTCGGCATAGTGACGCTGACCTGGGTGGCGAGCGGGCTGCTGTCGATGAACCCCTGGGGCCTGCTGGACAGCGAGGCGATGATGACGGAGCGCCAGCGGCTGAACGGTGACTTCGCTTGGGGCGATGCGCGCCGGGCGATCGCGGCGCTGCCCGCCCTGCCGCAAAGCACCGTCCGGCTGGAGGCGGTGCCCTTTGCCGGTGCCGTCCATCTGGTGGCGATCGATCGGGCTGGCAAGGCACAGCGATTCGACGCTGCTGGCCGGCCTGCCGCTTTGTCCGAAGCGGGCCTGCGCGCCGCGCTCCATGACGGTCCCGCGATTGGCTCGATCGAGCTGCTGCGGCAGGAAGACGCTTATTATTATGGTCACAAGGCCAGCGTCGCCTTGCCGGTGTGGCGTGTCATCCTGGCCGATGAGCAGGCGACACGCCTCTATGTCGACCCGGCATCGGGCCGCCTGATCCGCGCCTTCGACCGCAATGGCCGCGCCTTCCGCTGGCTGCAGGACGGGCTGCACCGGCTCGACTTCCCGCTGCTGCGCACCCGCCCCTGGTGGGACATCATCGTCCTGCCGCTGCTCGCCATGGTCACGTTGGTCTGCGGCACCGGCACATGGATGGGCCTTTCCAAGCTGCGGCGTGATCTGCGCCGCGTCCGCAATCGCCGGCGGCGCGCCTGCGCCGTGCGGCCCCTGATCGGAGAA
This window encodes:
- a CDS encoding PepSY domain-containing protein, producing MLRTVLLLHRWLGIIIGAVMTLWCLSGFVMLYVDYPRLTPAAQLGGLTPLTLSPGQAGTLPDTMMLSAARIEMMAGRPVLRVTPALDPTRTIPQMRVSVGTHDWASGKPVEQVDPQNIHRIASEFGRNSAIAGPPERIAQTEMDQWTVQTFRRNAPLYRVDYADAAGTQAYVSGKSGEVVQLITRFQRFWGWLGAVPHWLYPTILRQDGALWSQVVIWTSLIGCFLTITGLWVGIARLRRRRDGSIGSPYRGLWWWHHMAGLFFGIVTLTWVASGLLSMNPWGLLDSEAMMTERQRLNGDFAWGDARRAIAALPALPQSTVRLEAVPFAGAVHLVAIDRAGKAQRFDAAGRPAALSEAGLRAALHDGPAIGSIELLRQEDAYYYGHKASVALPVWRVILADEQATRLYVDPASGRLIRAFDRNGRAFRWLQDGLHRLDFPLLRTRPWWDIIVLPLLAMVTLVCGTGTWMGLSKLRRDLRRVRNRRRRACAVRPLIGETA
- a CDS encoding TonB-dependent receptor; this translates as MKSIIVSRAALALSLCLASPALADEGEGDSIVVTGTSLEETLPQQLSRYGHAIEIVTDTQIRDAAAIDTARALEAVPGLFIRSQSGPFSYVDIALQGSRAKDVLWTMDGIRLNNRLYGGTSPNDTMAASMIERIEVLKGGESLFYGTQAAAGVINVVTRDFSDDLGGQVNASLDSFAGTSLDAYLRGAIGQHRFVVWGNRSQSDGYRPYDVMQPSATDRARGYDLWSAGIKYQYDIAPDLRLNALYQHTKADLDNISATRTKESRNDRNEEVASLRLDYTGEDGVQFFLKGYFHDWKTAYVQIRNPIPAGPPQVIYPAGTFWGYQDYGGSAVVQLNMLRGIDTLIGYDFQSFNGRDDVLLIAPTDEQVHAGIFQLRTNDELSSKGRIAAGLRYNKAKGSEKTIWNVSGRYDVSDALFVEANGGTSFVLPDASQLYGNDPCCEVGNPNLKPEESLNLNAALGGALAGGAIRWKATYFNRRITDLIDTTYDDPAFPDGTYINVRDKVRAEGAELELNADLSGGWGLSASYTYSRVRNQGSSVQRDRNPEQYGRAAIVYAPQTGRFGANLSANWVGDVWSTASGFGRMNYGNYAVVDAGAHLWLDQARRNRFGVNVENLFDRDYASTGYRSAVSDAGVLDGSNSRFLYFYRGVPRTLRVSYGLSF